ACATTGGTGCGTGTTGCGTCCGAACCCCGGATGCGGATGCTGGTGTAACCCACACCGGCCCCTGCGTTCGATGTTACTACAGTCGATGGCGTTTGTTCCAGCAAATATTCAAAGCCCCGGCCCGAATTATTTTTGTCGATGTCTTTCTTTGTCAGATTGGTAAAAGCTGTTGGCGAGTTGTTGAAAGCACGGGTGGCGCTCACGGTAACCTCCTCGGTCATAATGCTGGCCGGGACCAATTGGAAATTAATGGTCGTGTCACTCTTCAATAAAACACTTCTTTCGATGGATTGATAGCCGAGATAGCTGACCTTAAACTGATAGGCACTGCCTTTGGAAACGCTGAGCCGGTAATTACCATCAGCATCGGTAACCGCGTTAATGCTTGGATTGATGGTGATGTTCGCTCCCGGCAAAGCTGCGCCGGTTTGCTGATCGGTAACTTTCCCTGAAACGGAAAGCTGGGCCGCTGCCAGGACAGGCAACAGCAGGGCGATGAATGCCGCAAATAAATTTTTCAAAATGTGAATTAATAAAATTTGTTAAACCATCTGCACACCAGGGTTGAATGCGCAGTACACTTAACTTTTTACCTCTCCCTACGCCGGCATTACCCGGATCAGGTGTCTGTTGAAGTCATTGGTCAGTGGTCATTAGTCATCAGTCCTTAATTAGGACTATAAGACTTTCGACTCAAGACTTTGTACTTAAACAATGGGTTTGATCTCAGCCTGTCTTTCAGTTTGATCGCTCAAAGCAAGGCACCCCTTGAGAATTATGGAGCAAATATAGGATTTAAGTCCGAATTCCGATAGCTATCGAGACGAGTAAGTCCAATACACCGGGGAACTGGTGGTCTTGCGGGGAGATCACTTTAAAACAGGCGGCTCCTATGGAGCCACAAAAAACTATTTTTTATTCTATAAACAGGTTGTTCCTACGGAACTTATTGTCGTTCCAATCACTGACTCCAACGGAGTCGCCTGTTTATAGCATAAAATAAAAGAGGACAGTGGCTCCGGAGGTGCCTCCTGATGGCCTAAATTTTTAAATAAATAAAATCACAGAATATCAGTTCGCCTGGGCCTGGAAAATATCGTTTTGCCTTAGCAGGCGTACCACTTTCACAAAACGGCGTTTATAGGTACCCTCCATTGCAGTAATGGTAACGCCGTTCTCCTTGCCCGAAGTTGAATGGATAAAGGTAAGCTTGCCGCCTTCATTGCTGTACACTATCGCCACATGCCCTATGGAGTGCGGATGATAGCTTTTTGTTCCTTTAAAAAGGATGATATCGCCCTGGCGTGCGTCTTCGATACTGATCTCCCGGCCTATGTTTGCATAATCGCCCGAAGAACGCGGCACATCGGCGTTAAAGCTTTTGAACACATAACTCACAAAGCCCGAACAATCGAAACCCCGTAACGGATCGGAGGAAGCCTCACGATAAGGTATCCCGATTAACGACTGCGCGAAGTACATAAGATCATAAGATGATATGGTATCTGTAGCGCCATTGAGGTGGAATACAGGTGGCTTTACCCTAACCTTGTATGAATGCCGCATTTTACGTGAATGGGCCGTAGCGGCAAAAGCCACACATAAAAACAAAAGGACTGTCAGGGTCAGATATCTTTTCATTCGGCGACCTAATATAGTATTACATTTCGAATTTCAAATGTTCAATTTCGAATTTAATCTTTAACGGCTCAATCTTTCGCCCCTGCCTGCCGGCAGGCAGGTTTATCCTTTTTCCTTTCCCCGTAAAATACCTTTCACCTTTCCCCTCAAAACAGTACTTTTGCAAACTTTTATACCATATAGCTATGTTACAAACACATTCACGGACACATACCTGCGGCGAATTAAATATCAGCCATTTAGGTAAATACGTTACTTTATGCGGATGGGTGCAAAAATCGCGCGACCTGGGCGGGATGACCTTCATTGACGTGCGCGACCGCTATGGTTTAACCCAACTGGTGTTCAATACCGATTCGGACGCAACCTTACGTGAGAAAAGCCGCGAACTGGGTCGTGAATTTGTGATAAAAGTAAGTGGTACCGTAATAGAACGTACCAGCAAAAACAACAGGATACCAACGGGCGAGATCGAGATCGCTGTCGATTCGCTGGAGATATTAAATACCGCCAAAACCCCGCCGTTCCAGATAGAGGATGAGACCGATGGCGGCGAGGAACTGCGCGCCAAATACCGTTATTTAGATTTGCGCCGTAACCCGATACGCAACAACCTTGTCCTCCGTCACAAAATGGCGCAGGAAGTGCGCAAATATTTGGATGGGCTCGGCTTTATCGAGGTGGAAACCCCGGTGCTGATCAAGTCGACCCCGGAAGGCGCACGCGATTTCGTGGTGCCAAGCCGGATGAACCCGGGCGAGTTTTACGCCCTGCCGCAGTCGCCGCAAACCTTTAAGCAATTGCTGATGGTAAGCGGTTTCGACCGTTACTTCCAGATAGTGAAATGTTTTCGCGATGAGGACCTGCGCGCCGACCGCCAGCCTGAGTTTACGCAGATAGACTGCGAGATGGCCTTCATCACCCAGGAGGATATCCTGCATATTTTCGAGGGGTTAACGCGTCACTTGTTCAAAACCGTTAAGGGTATCGAATTTGAGAAATTCCCCCGTATGCAATATGCCGACGCGATGCGTTTGTATGGTTCCGACAAACCAGATATCCGTTTCGGGATGGAGTTTGTTGAACTGAACGATGTGGTACAGGGCAAAGGTTTCGGCTTGTTCGATAATGCCGAACTGGTTGTCGGTATCAACGCCAAAGGCTGCGCTGAATACACCCGCAAACAAATTGACGAACTGACCGACTGGCTTAAACGCCCACAAATTGGCGCCGGCGGCATGATCTATTGCCGTTACAATACCGACGGCACCTTAAAATCGTCAGTCGATAAATTTTATAATGAGGATGAACTGACCAACTGGGCGGCTGCCTTCAACGCTGAACCCGGCGACCTGATGCTGGTATTAGCCGGCCCGGCCGATAAGGTTCGCAAGCAACTGAATGAACTTCGACTGGAAATGGGCGGTCGCTTAGGTTTGCGCAATAAAGATACCTTCGCACCGCTTTGGGTGCTCGATTTTCCTTTGCTGGAGTGGGAAGAAGAATCTGGCCGTTACCACGCCATGCACCACCCGTTTACGTCGCCAAAACCGGAAGATATTGCTCTGCTGGACAGCGCCCCGGGCAATGTCCGCGCCAATGCGTACGATTTGGTGATCAACGGCACCGAAATAGGCGGCGGCTCCATCCGTATCCACGACCGAGACCTGCAGGCTTTGATGTTCAAACATCTTGGTTTTAGCAAGGAAGAGGCCCAGAAACAATTCGGCTTTTTGATGGATGCATTCGAGTTCGGCGCACCGCCGCATGGTGGCATCGCTTTCGGGTTCGACCGCCTGTGTTCCATCTTCGCCGGGCTGGATTCGATCCGCGATGTTATCGCCTTCCCGAAAAACAACTCGGGCCGCGATGTGATGATCGATACGCCGTCAACCATCCACGAGGACCAGATGAAAGAGCTGAAAATTAAGACGACCCTGTAAATTGTTACTATCTTTGTAATATGGAATCTGCGATCATATCTGGAAAATCGAAAAAAGATATTCAGCTTTTAATTACTATAGCTGAAAAGATGGGTATAAATGCCAAATTTTTAACCAAAGATGACTTGGAGGACTTCGGAATGGCCAAAGCAATAAAAGAAGGTGAAACCGGAGAATTGATTAATGCAGCTGATTTTTTGAAATCAATAAAATGATCGTCAAGATCGACAAAAGCTTTCAAAAGGATGTCAGTAAGATCAATGACGTAAAAATCAAAACTGCAATTGTCGAAACTATAAATCTTATTCAGGAATCAGAAATCCTCTCTTCTATAAATAATCTAAAAAAACTATCAGGATATAAAGACCTATATAGAATCAGATCAGGTAATTATCGGATCGGATTAAGGTTTACTTCGGAACAAGAGTTGATCTTTATTAGATTTCTCCACAGAAAAGAAGTCTATCAGCGATGGCCCTAAGTTTCCAGGTCATCAAATTGAAAATTAAGGCAACGGTGTAATTATCTGCCCGTTTTAACCGTAATCAGAAAGAAGAAACATTGAGCGCATTATTCGTATATAATTTTCTACTGAAAATCGAGTTATAAATTCACAAAAAACATCCAATGAAGAAATTAATACCCGTATTCTGTTTACTTATTCTAACTTTCTCGGCCTGTAAAAAAAGCGACAGCTTTGATCCTGCCAAACAAGCTATTGCCGACGATGGCGAGATACAGGCGTACCTGACAACTAACAACATTACAGGCGCAACTAAAGATGCCTCAGGACTTTATTACAAAGTCATCACTCCGGGCACAGGCAATTACCCCACACTTAGCTCAACCATTACGGTCAACTCAACGGGTAAGCTCCTCAACGGTACCGTTGTTGATACCGAAAACGCCCTGGTTACACCCCTAACAAACGTTATAAGAGGCTGGCAGATCGGTGTGCCGCACATCAATACCGGTGGCAGGTTGTTGCTGATCGTTCCCTCGGCATTAGGTTATGGTAATGCCACTGCTGGCGCTATCCCGAAAAATTCGGTGCTGGTATTTACTATCGACCTGCTGGGTTACAATAACTGATAACATAAAGAAAATTGAATATTACAAAAGGGCGATCCATATGATCGCCCTTTATTTTTTTATATTCGGTGAAAAATCGCTCCGGATGAAAAAACTTTGCGTTCTTATAGTTTCGATCGTGGCTCTGCAGGCATCAGCCCAAACTAATGACCTGGAAGCCATTGCCGCCAAAAAAGCCGATTCGCTTTTTAAGCAAACCGTAGCCTGGCGGCGCGACTTTCACGAGCATCCTGAATTAGGCAACCAGGAAGTACGCACTTCTGGTATTATCGCAAAATATTTGCAGTCGCTGGGGCTCGAGGTAAAAACAGGCATTGCAAAAACTGGGGTTGTCGGTATACTTAGGGGCGGTAAACCCGGACCGGTAATTGCCCTGCGTGCCGATATGGATGCTTTGCCGGTAACCGAACGTACACCTGTCCCTTTCGCATCAAAAGTAAGGTCGACCTATAACGGCCAGGAAGTTGGCGTAATGCACGCCTGCGGGCACGACTCACATATGGCTATGCTGATGACTGTCGCCGAAA
Above is a window of Mucilaginibacter ginsenosidivorans DNA encoding:
- a CDS encoding C40 family peptidase gives rise to the protein MKRYLTLTVLLFLCVAFAATAHSRKMRHSYKVRVKPPVFHLNGATDTISSYDLMYFAQSLIGIPYREASSDPLRGFDCSGFVSYVFKSFNADVPRSSGDYANIGREISIEDARQGDIILFKGTKSYHPHSIGHVAIVYSNEGGKLTFIHSTSGKENGVTITAMEGTYKRRFVKVVRLLRQNDIFQAQAN
- the aspS gene encoding aspartate--tRNA ligase is translated as MLQTHSRTHTCGELNISHLGKYVTLCGWVQKSRDLGGMTFIDVRDRYGLTQLVFNTDSDATLREKSRELGREFVIKVSGTVIERTSKNNRIPTGEIEIAVDSLEILNTAKTPPFQIEDETDGGEELRAKYRYLDLRRNPIRNNLVLRHKMAQEVRKYLDGLGFIEVETPVLIKSTPEGARDFVVPSRMNPGEFYALPQSPQTFKQLLMVSGFDRYFQIVKCFRDEDLRADRQPEFTQIDCEMAFITQEDILHIFEGLTRHLFKTVKGIEFEKFPRMQYADAMRLYGSDKPDIRFGMEFVELNDVVQGKGFGLFDNAELVVGINAKGCAEYTRKQIDELTDWLKRPQIGAGGMIYCRYNTDGTLKSSVDKFYNEDELTNWAAAFNAEPGDLMLVLAGPADKVRKQLNELRLEMGGRLGLRNKDTFAPLWVLDFPLLEWEEESGRYHAMHHPFTSPKPEDIALLDSAPGNVRANAYDLVINGTEIGGGSIRIHDRDLQALMFKHLGFSKEEAQKQFGFLMDAFEFGAPPHGGIAFGFDRLCSIFAGLDSIRDVIAFPKNNSGRDVMIDTPSTIHEDQMKELKIKTTL
- a CDS encoding type II toxin-antitoxin system RelE family toxin; protein product: MIVKIDKSFQKDVSKINDVKIKTAIVETINLIQESEILSSINNLKKLSGYKDLYRIRSGNYRIGLRFTSEQELIFIRFLHRKEVYQRWP
- a CDS encoding FKBP-type peptidyl-prolyl cis-trans isomerase, with product MKKLIPVFCLLILTFSACKKSDSFDPAKQAIADDGEIQAYLTTNNITGATKDASGLYYKVITPGTGNYPTLSSTITVNSTGKLLNGTVVDTENALVTPLTNVIRGWQIGVPHINTGGRLLLIVPSALGYGNATAGAIPKNSVLVFTIDLLGYNN